A stretch of the Marivirga tractuosa DSM 4126 genome encodes the following:
- a CDS encoding DUF6962 family protein, whose product MENIVQIELWGIRIDEPIVTLTDLLVSFLCFLYFYKMVKSPQQGKVFTYFKYYFLVMGLATTFGGIIGHAFYYEFSKAWKLVGWIISMFAIMLIERGAIEHTRIVLNKKYVKALGIINIVEFLIFLGLVFYTLDFFYVQLHSGYGLMFVVFTIETLLFYKTKNEATKYIMAGIGFAALSALVFATEFSIHRWFNYLSLSHVMMAIATVYIYGGVKRIKVNEGKVKEKV is encoded by the coding sequence ATGGAAAATATTGTGCAAATTGAATTATGGGGTATCAGAATAGATGAACCTATTGTTACCCTTACCGATCTTCTTGTTAGCTTTCTTTGTTTCCTATATTTTTATAAAATGGTGAAATCTCCACAGCAAGGGAAAGTTTTCACTTATTTCAAGTATTATTTTTTGGTTATGGGGTTGGCTACCACTTTTGGAGGCATAATAGGCCATGCATTTTACTATGAGTTTAGTAAAGCCTGGAAATTGGTGGGTTGGATTATTAGCATGTTTGCCATTATGCTCATTGAGAGAGGAGCTATAGAGCATACTCGCATCGTATTAAATAAAAAGTATGTTAAAGCTTTAGGGATAATCAACATAGTAGAGTTTTTGATTTTCCTTGGATTGGTCTTCTATACTTTAGACTTTTTTTACGTTCAGCTCCACTCTGGCTACGGTTTAATGTTTGTGGTTTTCACAATTGAAACGCTTTTATTTTATAAGACTAAAAATGAAGCGACTAAATACATTATGGCAGGAATTGGGTTTGCTGCACTTTCAGCTTTGGTTTTCGCTACAGAATTCAGTATCCACCGATGGTTTAATTATTTGTCTTTAAGTCATGTAATGATGGCAATTGCTACGGTTTACATTTATGGTGGCGTAAAGCGAATCAAAGTAAATGAAGGGAAGGTAAAAGAAAAGGTTTAA
- a CDS encoding M1 family metallopeptidase, producing the protein MKKSALLFSIILGLFSCTENKEMERTRIITKNLQEIDQHSFSKPKEAVITHLKWTADINFENKTIQAIAQYDISKAPNATKIILDTKNLHIEKVWLNENEDTNFELKEKDEILGQALHIRLSKETETISIQYKTPPSAEALQWLNAQQTAGASPFLFTQSQAILCRSWIPIQDSPGIRFTYEAKVKVPQGNLALMSAENPQKIDSTGNYSFKMEQPLPAYLMALAVGDLEYHKTGDETGIYAESTTLDKAIADLEDLQSFLETAEELYGKYRWEQFDVLVLPPSFPFGGMENPRLTFATPTILSGDKSLVSLIAHELAHSWSGNLVTNATWDDFWLNEGFTVYFEYRIMEALYSKDYSEMLASISLKELKEESQELIDNENAEDTHLKLDLKGRNPDVGMAAIAYDKGYFFLRKIEELTGRENFDTFLKQYFNEHAFQSINTEQFLLYMEQNLFAKKGIELPKDLFSNWIYSAGIPDDLPKPNSERFRNVEQSIANWLNTESIDTLKTQDWSTHEFLHFFHQLPDSIGYSEVRAVDEKFNFTNSGNAEVLTEWFLLAIKKDYLPAYKAMENFLINTGRKKFLMPIYGELIKTETGKSIALNIYKKARENYHYVSYISLDKLLNYETD; encoded by the coding sequence ATGAAAAAATCAGCTTTATTATTTTCTATAATATTAGGGTTATTTTCTTGTACTGAAAATAAAGAAATGGAAAGAACTAGAATAATCACTAAAAATTTACAGGAAATTGATCAACATTCTTTTTCCAAACCGAAAGAGGCTGTAATTACTCATCTCAAGTGGACAGCGGATATCAATTTTGAGAATAAAACCATACAAGCTATAGCTCAATATGATATTAGTAAAGCACCAAATGCCACAAAAATAATCCTAGACACTAAAAACTTGCATATTGAAAAGGTATGGCTAAATGAAAATGAAGACACTAATTTTGAATTAAAAGAAAAAGATGAAATACTTGGGCAAGCTCTGCACATACGACTATCGAAAGAGACGGAGACAATCAGTATTCAATATAAAACACCTCCAAGTGCTGAGGCATTACAATGGTTAAATGCACAACAAACTGCTGGAGCTTCTCCATTTCTATTCACCCAATCTCAAGCTATTTTGTGTAGATCATGGATCCCCATCCAAGATTCACCTGGCATAAGATTTACTTATGAAGCTAAAGTAAAAGTGCCCCAAGGAAATTTAGCCTTAATGAGCGCTGAAAATCCGCAAAAAATCGATTCAACAGGAAATTATAGCTTTAAGATGGAACAACCTCTTCCTGCATATTTGATGGCTTTAGCTGTTGGTGATTTGGAATATCATAAAACTGGTGATGAAACTGGGATTTACGCTGAATCAACTACTTTAGATAAAGCAATAGCAGATTTAGAAGATTTACAATCATTCTTGGAAACTGCTGAAGAGCTTTATGGAAAATATAGATGGGAACAGTTTGATGTATTGGTTTTACCACCGAGCTTTCCTTTTGGGGGAATGGAAAATCCTCGCTTAACCTTTGCAACCCCAACGATTTTATCGGGCGATAAATCATTAGTTTCTTTAATTGCTCATGAGCTTGCTCATAGTTGGTCAGGAAATTTGGTGACCAATGCCACTTGGGATGATTTCTGGTTGAATGAAGGCTTCACGGTTTATTTTGAATATCGCATTATGGAAGCACTTTATAGTAAGGATTATTCCGAAATGTTAGCCTCTATTTCTTTAAAGGAATTAAAAGAGGAATCTCAAGAATTAATTGACAATGAAAATGCCGAAGACACCCATTTGAAATTAGATTTAAAAGGGCGAAATCCAGATGTGGGAATGGCCGCCATTGCATATGACAAAGGCTACTTCTTTTTAAGAAAAATCGAAGAGCTAACTGGAAGAGAAAATTTCGACACTTTCTTAAAGCAATATTTCAACGAGCACGCCTTTCAAAGCATCAATACTGAGCAATTTCTTTTGTATATGGAGCAGAATCTATTTGCAAAAAAAGGTATTGAGCTTCCAAAGGATTTATTCTCCAATTGGATTTATAGTGCTGGAATTCCTGATGATTTACCAAAACCAAATTCTGAAAGATTCAGAAATGTAGAGCAATCAATTGCAAATTGGTTGAATACTGAAAGTATTGATACTTTAAAAACTCAAGATTGGAGCACGCATGAATTCTTACATTTTTTTCATCAACTTCCAGATTCAATTGGATATAGTGAAGTAAGAGCTGTAGATGAGAAATTCAATTTTACCAATAGTGGTAATGCAGAAGTATTAACTGAATGGTTTTTACTAGCTATAAAGAAAGATTATCTCCCTGCCTATAAAGCAATGGAAAACTTCCTAATCAATACTGGGAGAAAAAAATTCTTAATGCCTATATATGGTGAACTTATTAAAACTGAAACTGGTAAAAGTATAGCATTAAACATCTATAAAAAAGCAAGAGAAAATTACCACTATGTCAGCTACATTTCGTTAGATAAATTATTAAATTACGAAACTGACTGA
- the atpD gene encoding F0F1 ATP synthase subunit beta produces MANIGRITQVIGPVVDVSFEAEGAKLPNIFDAFTVKKSDGSVIVLECQQHLGEDRVRTIAMDGTEGLTRGMEVVDTEQPISMPTGEDIKGRLFNVIGDAIDGIDQPEGKTKLPIHRDAPRFEDLSTSSEVLYTGIKVIDLIEPYSKGGKIGLFGGAGVGKTVLIQELINNIAKGHGGLSVFAGVGERTREGNDLLREMLESGIVKYGDEFMHSMEEGKWDLSKVDKEALKESKATFVFGQMNEPPGARARVALSGLTLAEYYRDGDKDSNETGKDILFFIDNIFRFTQAGSEVSALLGRMPSAVGYQPTLATEMGAMQERITSTKNGSITSVQAVYVPADDLTDPAPATTFSHLDATTVLSRKIAELGIYPAVDPLDSTSRILERSIVGDEHYDCAQRVKEILQRYKELQDIIAILGMDELSEEDRQTVYRARRVQRFLSQPFHVAEQFTGLKGVLVDIKDTIKGFNMIMDGELDHLPEAAFNLKGTIEEAIEAGEKMLAEA; encoded by the coding sequence ATGGCAAATATTGGTAGGATTACCCAAGTAATTGGCCCGGTAGTGGATGTGAGCTTTGAAGCAGAAGGCGCAAAATTACCTAACATCTTTGATGCATTTACAGTAAAAAAATCTGACGGTTCTGTAATCGTTCTGGAATGTCAGCAACATTTAGGTGAGGACAGGGTAAGAACCATCGCAATGGATGGTACTGAAGGTTTGACTAGAGGTATGGAAGTTGTAGATACTGAACAACCTATCTCAATGCCAACTGGTGAGGATATCAAAGGAAGGTTATTTAATGTAATTGGTGATGCTATTGATGGTATTGACCAACCAGAAGGTAAAACAAAATTACCTATCCATAGAGATGCTCCAAGATTTGAAGATTTATCTACTTCTTCAGAAGTATTATATACAGGAATTAAAGTTATCGACTTAATTGAGCCTTACTCAAAAGGGGGTAAAATTGGTTTGTTCGGTGGTGCCGGTGTCGGTAAAACCGTATTGATTCAAGAGTTGATTAATAATATTGCAAAAGGACACGGTGGTTTGTCTGTATTTGCTGGTGTGGGTGAAAGAACTCGTGAAGGTAATGACTTGCTTAGAGAGATGTTGGAATCAGGTATTGTAAAATACGGTGATGAATTCATGCACTCTATGGAAGAAGGCAAATGGGATCTTTCGAAAGTAGATAAAGAAGCTTTGAAAGAGTCTAAAGCTACTTTCGTCTTTGGTCAAATGAATGAGCCTCCAGGTGCTCGTGCTCGAGTTGCTTTGTCAGGTTTGACATTGGCTGAGTATTACCGTGATGGTGATAAAGACAGTAATGAGACAGGGAAAGATATTCTTTTCTTTATTGATAACATTTTCCGTTTCACTCAAGCAGGTTCTGAGGTATCAGCCCTTTTAGGTAGGATGCCATCAGCTGTAGGGTATCAGCCTACTTTGGCTACTGAAATGGGTGCCATGCAGGAAAGAATTACTTCAACTAAAAATGGTTCCATTACTTCCGTTCAGGCGGTTTACGTTCCTGCGGATGATTTAACTGACCCTGCTCCTGCAACTACTTTCTCTCACTTGGATGCTACCACGGTATTGTCTCGTAAGATTGCTGAGTTAGGTATCTATCCAGCGGTGGATCCATTGGATTCAACTTCTAGAATTTTGGAAAGAAGTATTGTTGGTGATGAGCATTATGATTGTGCACAAAGAGTCAAAGAGATTTTACAGCGTTATAAGGAACTTCAAGATATCATCGCCATCTTAGGTATGGATGAATTATCTGAAGAAGATAGACAAACAGTTTATAGAGCAAGAAGAGTACAAAGATTCTTATCTCAGCCATTCCACGTTGCAGAGCAGTTTACTGGTTTGAAAGGGGTATTGGTTGATATCAAAGATACTATCAAAGGTTTCAATATGATTATGGATGGAGAGTTAGATCACCTTCCTGAAGCAGCTTTCAACTTGAAAGGTACAATTGAAGAAGCCATTGAGGCAGGAGAGAAAATGTTAGCAGAAGCTTAA
- a CDS encoding sensor histidine kinase yields MVTPSENPFMGNAASIYQSKAALKWIALAFSLIIGIASVLYTNSIVEELKEREERYIELFAKTQEYTSDPDNSENLIFIFQEIVTPNNSIPVIVVDADGNPSIYRNIDIDSSKHDEEERKKILKKELKIMEQEYEPITISWTGSNDPSDYQYIYYRNSDLIYRLRYYPYIQLSVIAAFVFFGYVSFSYSRKAEQNQVWVGLAKETAHQLGTPLSSLMAWLEIMKIDDDIKDKEVVTELEKDISKLELITSRFSSIGSVPVLKEENISKIIEQTVNYLKKRTSKKVNLYFECKDDLITADINKPLFDWVIENLCKNAIDAMSGEGEITITLKEGKYGDALIDVKDTGKGIPSSKIKEIFQPGFSTKKRGWGLGLTLAKRIIENYHNGKISVKESILNKGTTFRIILRK; encoded by the coding sequence ATGGTAACTCCTTCTGAAAATCCTTTTATGGGCAATGCTGCATCCATTTACCAAAGCAAAGCTGCTTTAAAATGGATTGCCTTAGCTTTTTCACTTATTATTGGTATCGCTTCCGTTCTTTATACCAATAGCATTGTGGAAGAGCTAAAAGAAAGGGAAGAGAGATATATTGAGCTTTTTGCCAAAACACAGGAATATACCAGCGATCCGGACAATAGCGAAAACCTCATTTTCATTTTCCAAGAAATCGTGACGCCAAATAACTCCATTCCTGTGATTGTGGTAGATGCAGATGGCAATCCAAGCATTTACAGAAACATTGATATTGACAGCAGTAAGCATGATGAAGAAGAGCGAAAGAAAATATTAAAGAAGGAGCTCAAAATTATGGAGCAGGAATATGAGCCCATTACCATTTCATGGACGGGATCAAATGATCCTAGCGATTATCAATATATCTATTATCGAAATTCTGATTTGATCTACAGACTACGCTATTACCCTTATATTCAACTTTCTGTAATTGCCGCTTTTGTATTTTTTGGATATGTTTCCTTCTCCTACTCCCGAAAAGCGGAACAAAACCAAGTTTGGGTGGGACTAGCAAAAGAAACTGCACATCAATTGGGTACACCATTGTCTTCTTTAATGGCTTGGCTGGAAATCATGAAAATTGATGATGATATTAAGGATAAAGAAGTGGTCACTGAGTTGGAAAAGGACATTAGCAAACTGGAATTGATTACCTCAAGATTTTCAAGTATTGGTTCCGTTCCAGTTTTAAAGGAGGAAAATATTTCTAAAATCATAGAACAAACCGTTAATTACCTCAAGAAAAGAACATCTAAAAAGGTGAATCTCTATTTCGAGTGCAAAGATGATTTAATTACAGCAGATATTAACAAACCACTTTTCGATTGGGTAATTGAAAATTTATGTAAAAATGCGATTGATGCCATGAGTGGTGAAGGTGAAATCACCATCACTCTAAAGGAAGGTAAATATGGTGATGCTTTGATTGATGTAAAAGATACTGGAAAAGGAATTCCTTCAAGTAAAATCAAGGAAATTTTCCAGCCAGGTTTCTCCACCAAAAAACGAGGTTGGGGATTGGGCTTAACTCTAGCAAAAAGAATTATTGAGAATTACCATAATGGTAAAATTTCAGTTAAAGAATCTATCTTAAATAAAGGGACTACATTTAGGATTATCTTAAGAAAATAG
- a CDS encoding DUF1987 domain-containing protein — MSGTHQRPTVVIDIEKGFFEISGSSIPENPMDVFTPIFDHLNRYMEDPCPVTELHFRLDYFNTSTSKLMLDMIHKMESIKEQNGKDVKIKWFYREADDDMMEIGEDFANLCRLPIEIIPYS; from the coding sequence ATGTCAGGAACACATCAGAGACCCACAGTGGTCATCGATATAGAAAAAGGTTTTTTTGAAATCTCAGGATCCTCTATTCCTGAGAATCCAATGGATGTTTTCACACCAATATTTGATCATCTTAATCGATATATGGAAGACCCATGTCCGGTTACAGAATTACATTTCCGTTTAGATTACTTTAATACCAGTACTTCCAAGTTGATGCTGGATATGATTCACAAAATGGAATCCATCAAGGAGCAGAATGGTAAGGATGTAAAAATCAAATGGTTTTACAGAGAGGCAGATGATGATATGATGGAAATAGGAGAGGATTTCGCTAATCTTTGTAGATTGCCAATTGAAATTATTCCTTATAGTTAA
- a CDS encoding pyridoxal phosphate-dependent decarboxylase family protein, whose translation MQKWKKLSQIEIRQRIFSALSENVDYYTENIIGLPASHLDDKVFYQNAPFLEDAPYLSTLIHNPNHIGCHTLGESESFFKGTQELEKEVIKICAEDILHCTTDYDGYVASGGTEANMQAVWIYRNYFMQKHKAHLNEIALISSSDAHYSSAKASNVLQIDFYKVKVNENNRAISKEALEETISQAQADGKKYFIIMANMMTTMFGSVDDVSIYTDYFTEQNLEFKLHVDGAYGGFFYPFAKSKNDLNFSNPHVNSVTLDAHKMLQAPYGTGIFLIRKDWMHFANTQEASYVEGQDFTLIGSRSSANAIAIWMILMTYGPNGWYEKTLVLNHRTQWLCKALKDKNFEFYRYPDANIVTIKASYLKPEVCKKYGLIPDNHKSPKWYKIVVMDHVTIEKLELFLTEV comes from the coding sequence ATGCAAAAGTGGAAAAAGCTATCTCAAATAGAGATCAGACAAAGGATATTTTCTGCACTTTCAGAAAATGTAGATTACTATACTGAAAATATTATTGGTTTACCTGCTTCACATCTGGACGACAAGGTGTTTTATCAAAATGCACCTTTTTTAGAAGATGCTCCTTATTTATCTACCTTAATTCATAATCCGAATCATATTGGCTGCCATACCTTAGGCGAATCGGAAAGCTTTTTCAAGGGCACTCAGGAACTTGAAAAGGAAGTGATTAAGATTTGTGCAGAAGACATTTTACACTGCACCACTGATTATGATGGTTATGTTGCTTCAGGAGGAACAGAAGCTAATATGCAGGCTGTGTGGATTTACAGAAATTACTTCATGCAAAAGCACAAAGCCCACCTAAATGAAATAGCACTTATCAGCTCATCAGATGCTCATTATTCCTCTGCAAAAGCTTCAAATGTTTTGCAGATCGACTTTTACAAAGTGAAGGTTAACGAAAATAATCGTGCTATTAGTAAAGAAGCCTTGGAAGAGACTATCTCTCAAGCACAAGCAGATGGGAAAAAGTACTTCATTATTATGGCTAATATGATGACTACCATGTTTGGCTCCGTGGATGATGTAAGCATTTATACTGATTATTTTACAGAGCAAAATTTAGAATTCAAATTACATGTGGATGGTGCTTATGGAGGATTTTTCTATCCATTTGCTAAGTCTAAAAATGATTTAAACTTTAGTAATCCACATGTTAATTCAGTGACATTGGATGCACATAAAATGTTACAAGCTCCGTATGGTACAGGGATATTTTTAATCCGAAAAGACTGGATGCATTTCGCAAATACGCAAGAGGCCAGTTATGTAGAAGGACAGGATTTCACATTAATTGGATCACGTTCTAGTGCTAATGCTATTGCCATCTGGATGATCTTAATGACTTATGGCCCTAATGGATGGTATGAGAAAACCTTGGTTTTGAATCATAGAACCCAATGGCTTTGCAAAGCATTAAAAGATAAGAATTTTGAGTTTTACAGATATCCTGATGCTAATATTGTAACCATAAAAGCATCATATTTAAAACCAGAAGTTTGTAAAAAATACGGCTTGATTCCTGATAATCATAAAAGCCCAAAATGGTATAAAATAGTAGTAATGGATCATGTTACTATAGAAAAATTGGAGCTATTTTTAACGGAAGTTTAA
- the atpC gene encoding ATP synthase F1 subunit epsilon, protein MLLEIITPEKNVFKGNVDSATFPGSNGSFQVLNNHAPLISSLDKGDLKFSDGKNNTTIVVDGGVVEVLNNNITVLAEKVIEE, encoded by the coding sequence ATGCTTTTAGAAATCATTACACCGGAAAAAAATGTGTTTAAAGGAAATGTAGATTCTGCTACTTTTCCGGGAAGCAATGGTTCTTTTCAGGTTTTGAATAACCACGCACCTTTAATTAGTTCATTGGACAAGGGAGATTTAAAATTCTCTGATGGAAAAAACAACACAACTATTGTAGTTGATGGTGGAGTGGTAGAAGTATTAAATAATAATATTACTGTTCTGGCTGAAAAGGTTATTGAGGAGTAG
- a CDS encoding DUF3244 domain-containing protein, translated as MNNLKIQKSVVTAVLVLLPLLSFADGFPFVKLTSKENKMITLRVGSAESDLTNIRIKNQFGQVLYTETVENVNGILKNFDLRHLESGRYSIELENALNIEVLPITITWDSVTVAENQFNTIHKPFVKLKQNGIVDFNYLNINSNKTSVLITNSKGNVIYKEDLGSQSGIEKRFDISSLDKGEYQIMVQSGDRNFKHSIAL; from the coding sequence ATGAACAATTTAAAAATTCAAAAATCGGTTGTAACCGCAGTATTGGTTTTACTACCATTATTGAGCTTTGCAGATGGTTTCCCATTTGTGAAATTGACAAGCAAGGAAAACAAAATGATCACATTAAGGGTAGGATCAGCCGAGTCTGATTTGACCAATATTAGGATAAAAAATCAATTTGGTCAAGTGTTATACACTGAAACAGTTGAAAACGTAAATGGTATTTTGAAAAATTTCGACTTGAGACATTTAGAATCTGGTCGTTATAGTATCGAACTGGAAAATGCTTTAAATATTGAAGTATTACCCATTACTATCACTTGGGACTCTGTTACAGTAGCAGAAAATCAATTTAATACCATTCACAAGCCATTTGTGAAACTAAAGCAAAATGGAATTGTGGATTTCAATTATCTGAACATTAATAGCAATAAAACTTCTGTTTTAATCACTAATTCTAAAGGAAATGTGATTTATAAGGAAGATTTAGGAAGTCAATCAGGTATTGAAAAGAGATTTGATATTTCTTCTTTGGATAAAGGCGAATATCAGATAATGGTTCAATCTGGCGATAGGAACTTTAAACATAGTATCGCTTTATAA
- a CDS encoding zinc-dependent metalloprotease, with amino-acid sequence MKKVIFSFALMAFIGFSATESQAQLFGKKKKDETKKESSPKSKYQPYSKVITSDAESDEGLFTFHKVDDKYYFEIPQELLEREILIVSRISGHVKGLNFGGAGMKSRPQQVIRFQKKDNQLLLRSVSYNSVANEEDPIYESVKNNNFEPIVHTFKIEALGKDSSSYVIDVEDFFTSDVPMIGALYDYQRKAFKISTVDKGRSVIVHGKAFPENVEIRHILTYKGSEIPDNQLTGALSIEMNQSMILLPEDPMVPRNYDDRVGYFSIRQLDYSKDSHKADDNRFITRWKLEPSDWEAYNKGELVEPVKPIEYYIDPATPLEWREFIKKGIEDWQPAFEAAGFKNAIVAKDAPTKEEDPDWSPEDIRYSVIRYIATDIQNAQGPHVHDPRTGEILESDILWYHNVMNLLRNWYFIQTAAVNPEAQKVKFEEELMGELIRFVAAHEVGHTLGLPHNMGSSVAYPIDSLRSAKFMETHGVAPSIMDYARFNYVAQPEDEVKNFFPMVGEYDKWAIEYGYRAIPNIDTAEEEESILNGWILEKADDPVYRYGRQQRGVVDHTAQTEDIGDDSMIASALGIKNLKRIAERLIEWSSEEGENYDELSELYGNVVGQYNRYMGHVTGNVGGISEYYKTSNQEGAIYTHASKDKQTRAIAFLNEQLFETPEWLIDAEILGRIESSGITDRIKALQTRTLGSLFSADRVKRVLENEALNGNNAYKATQMMSDLRTGIFSELRTGRSIDTYRRNLQKAFVEQLGDLVNIEDDDIRTTDIPSLSRGNLVTLRAEINRGLARQSDQMSRYHLQDLVSRIDQILDPRG; translated from the coding sequence ATGAAAAAAGTAATATTCAGTTTTGCATTAATGGCATTTATTGGTTTTTCTGCTACAGAAAGCCAAGCACAGCTATTTGGCAAAAAGAAAAAAGACGAAACCAAGAAGGAGAGTAGTCCAAAATCAAAGTATCAGCCCTATTCTAAGGTAATTACATCAGATGCAGAATCTGATGAGGGTTTGTTTACTTTCCATAAAGTAGATGATAAATACTATTTTGAAATTCCTCAAGAATTATTGGAAAGGGAAATTTTAATTGTTTCCAGGATTTCAGGTCATGTTAAAGGATTGAATTTTGGTGGTGCAGGAATGAAATCTCGTCCGCAGCAAGTAATACGATTCCAAAAGAAAGATAATCAATTGCTATTGCGCTCAGTATCGTACAATTCAGTGGCCAATGAGGAAGATCCAATTTATGAATCTGTAAAGAATAACAATTTTGAGCCTATTGTTCATACTTTCAAAATTGAAGCATTGGGTAAAGATTCTTCTTCTTATGTAATTGATGTAGAAGATTTCTTCACTTCTGATGTTCCAATGATTGGCGCTTTATATGACTACCAAAGAAAGGCCTTCAAAATCTCCACGGTGGATAAAGGCAGATCTGTAATCGTTCACGGCAAGGCATTTCCTGAAAATGTAGAGATCAGACACATTTTAACTTATAAAGGAAGCGAGATTCCTGATAACCAATTGACTGGAGCACTATCAATTGAAATGAATCAATCCATGATTTTGTTGCCTGAGGATCCGATGGTGCCTAGAAACTATGATGATAGAGTAGGGTACTTTTCTATTCGTCAATTAGATTATTCTAAAGATTCTCATAAAGCAGACGACAATCGTTTTATTACTCGATGGAAATTGGAGCCTTCAGACTGGGAAGCTTACAACAAAGGCGAGTTAGTTGAGCCTGTTAAGCCAATTGAATATTATATTGACCCTGCTACACCGCTTGAATGGCGAGAATTCATCAAAAAAGGTATCGAAGACTGGCAGCCTGCATTTGAAGCAGCGGGATTTAAAAATGCTATTGTGGCCAAAGATGCACCTACAAAAGAAGAGGATCCAGATTGGAGTCCTGAAGATATAAGATACTCAGTAATTCGCTATATCGCTACGGATATTCAAAATGCACAAGGACCACATGTTCACGACCCAAGGACTGGTGAAATTTTGGAGAGTGATATTTTATGGTACCATAATGTCATGAACTTATTGAGAAACTGGTATTTTATCCAAACTGCTGCGGTTAATCCAGAAGCACAAAAAGTTAAATTTGAAGAAGAATTGATGGGTGAATTAATCCGATTCGTTGCCGCACATGAAGTGGGTCATACCTTAGGTTTACCTCATAACATGGGCTCAAGTGTAGCCTATCCGATTGATTCCTTACGTTCTGCTAAATTCATGGAAACGCATGGTGTGGCTCCATCAATTATGGATTATGCCAGATTTAACTATGTAGCTCAGCCAGAAGATGAAGTTAAAAACTTTTTCCCTATGGTGGGAGAATATGATAAATGGGCAATTGAATATGGGTATAGAGCTATTCCAAATATTGACACTGCTGAAGAGGAAGAATCTATTTTAAATGGATGGATTTTGGAAAAAGCGGATGATCCAGTTTACCGTTATGGCCGTCAGCAACGTGGAGTAGTAGATCATACTGCCCAGACTGAAGACATTGGTGATGATTCTATGATTGCTTCTGCCTTAGGTATTAAAAACTTAAAGAGAATTGCAGAAAGATTAATCGAGTGGAGCTCGGAAGAAGGAGAAAATTATGATGAGCTTTCTGAACTTTATGGAAATGTAGTAGGTCAATATAATCGTTATATGGGTCATGTTACTGGAAATGTCGGGGGAATCAGCGAATACTATAAAACATCTAATCAAGAAGGTGCTATTTACACGCATGCTTCAAAAGACAAGCAAACAAGAGCTATCGCATTTTTAAATGAGCAATTATTTGAAACGCCTGAATGGTTGATTGATGCTGAGATTTTAGGGAGAATTGAATCTTCAGGAATTACAGATAGAATCAAGGCTTTGCAAACTAGAACACTTGGGAGTCTTTTTAGTGCTGATCGAGTAAAAAGAGTATTAGAAAATGAAGCTTTAAATGGAAATAACGCTTACAAGGCCACTCAAATGATGAGTGATTTGAGAACTGGCATTTTCTCAGAATTAAGAACTGGAAGAAGCATTGATACATACAGAAGAAACTTGCAAAAAGCTTTTGTTGAGCAATTGGGGGATTTAGTAAATATTGAAGATGATGATATTCGCACTACTGATATCCCATCACTTTCAAGAGGAAATTTGGTGACATTAAGAGCAGAAATCAATAGAGGATTAGCTAGACAAAGTGATCAAATGTCCCGATATCATTTACAAGATTTAGTAAGTAGAATTGATCAAATTTTAGATCCGAGAGGCTAA